One Deinococcus aerius DNA segment encodes these proteins:
- a CDS encoding sensor histidine kinase — MVRQGRRVGLRLPHLTLRARLTLWAALATALAVALVVAGLFVVVNQYLRAAQVAALLTATSAVQERIEGAAQPFVLLSGRDLERIADADEQTRNLELRLLGPGGSAQTPRFPPGVEANLPPNVYALGDRLLVVRPLHDGTLLTVVSNAPVLSQTRRAFGQALAWLLPTALGLSLLLGWTVAGRLLAPVRALEGAAREIGAGGDLRRPVPGAGAGDELSRLALTLQEAFARLADAREREQDFVRAAAHDLRSPLAALTARVDATLARDRDAERYRMELREIGTDITRLADLANHLLLLARDPAALARVEVPLRDLAADAVDRARELRPEADVDLVAPAPVTVWGDRVLLGQAVWNLTANAVLHAPSATVTVTVGRDESGGGRVEVRDDGPGVPPDVLARLGEAFYRPDASRAAFGAGGHGLGLALVRRAAELHGGRLTLESPPGGGFVATLHLPERPPTGEARRAERVLGSAL; from the coding sequence ATGGTCCGGCAGGGTAGGCGCGTGGGCCTGAGGTTGCCCCACCTGACCCTGCGCGCCCGGCTGACGCTCTGGGCCGCGCTGGCGACGGCGCTGGCGGTCGCGCTCGTGGTGGCGGGGCTCTTCGTGGTCGTCAATCAGTATCTGCGGGCGGCACAGGTCGCGGCCCTGCTGACGGCCACGAGCGCCGTGCAGGAGCGGATCGAGGGGGCGGCGCAGCCCTTTGTGCTGCTCAGCGGCCGGGACCTGGAACGCATCGCCGATGCCGACGAGCAGACCCGCAACTTGGAACTGCGGCTCCTGGGTCCGGGGGGCAGCGCGCAGACGCCCCGTTTTCCCCCCGGGGTGGAGGCGAACCTGCCGCCGAACGTGTATGCGCTGGGCGACCGCCTCCTGGTCGTACGCCCCCTGCATGACGGCACGCTGCTCACGGTGGTGTCGAACGCGCCGGTCCTCTCCCAGACGCGGCGGGCCTTCGGGCAGGCGCTCGCGTGGCTGCTGCCCACCGCGCTGGGCCTGTCGCTGCTGCTGGGCTGGACGGTCGCCGGACGCCTCCTCGCCCCGGTGCGGGCGCTGGAGGGGGCGGCGCGCGAGATCGGGGCGGGGGGAGACCTGCGCCGTCCCGTGCCGGGGGCGGGGGCGGGGGACGAACTCTCACGGCTGGCGCTGACCCTTCAGGAAGCGTTCGCCCGCCTCGCCGACGCCCGCGAGCGCGAGCAGGACTTCGTGCGGGCCGCCGCCCACGACCTGCGCAGCCCCCTCGCGGCCCTAACCGCCCGGGTGGACGCCACCCTCGCCCGCGACCGCGACGCCGAGCGGTACCGAATGGAATTGCGCGAGATCGGGACCGACATCACCCGGCTCGCGGACCTCGCCAACCACCTGCTCCTCCTCGCCCGCGACCCGGCGGCCCTGGCCCGGGTGGAGGTGCCCCTGCGCGACCTCGCGGCGGACGCGGTGGACCGGGCCCGCGAGCTGCGCCCCGAGGCCGACGTGGATCTCGTCGCCCCCGCGCCCGTCACGGTGTGGGGCGACCGCGTGCTGCTGGGGCAGGCGGTCTGGAACCTGACGGCGAACGCGGTGCTCCATGCCCCCAGCGCGACCGTCACTGTGACGGTGGGAAGGGATGAGTCCGGCGGGGGCCGGGTCGAGGTCCGCGACGACGGCCCGGGCGTCCCGCCGGACGTGCTCGCGCGGCTGGGCGAGGCGTTCTACCGGCCCGACGCGAGCCGCGCGGCTTTCGGCGCGGGCGGGCACGGCCTGGGCCTCGCGCTCGTGCGGCGGGCGGCGGAACTCCACGGGGGCCGTCTCACGCTGGAGAGCCCGCCGGGTGGGGGCTTTGTCGCCACGCTGCACCTCCCCGAGCGGCCCCCGACGGGTGAGGCCCGCCGGGCGGAGCGGGTGCTAGGCTCTGCCCTATGA
- the rpmA gene encoding 50S ribosomal protein L27, whose amino-acid sequence MAHKKGVGSSKNGRDSNPKYLGVKKFGGEKVVAGNILVRQRGTKFKAGQGVGMGRDHTLFALVDGKVVFTNRGERGRFISVETVAPASTEVAAD is encoded by the coding sequence ATGGCACACAAGAAAGGCGTGGGTTCGTCCAAGAACGGACGCGACAGCAATCCCAAGTACCTGGGCGTGAAGAAGTTCGGCGGCGAGAAGGTCGTCGCCGGGAACATCCTGGTCCGCCAGCGCGGCACGAAGTTCAAGGCGGGTCAGGGCGTCGGCATGGGCCGCGACCATACCCTCTTCGCCCTGGTGGACGGCAAGGTCGTCTTCACCAACCGCGGCGAGCGCGGGCGCTTCATCAGCGTCGAGACGGTGGCTCCGGCCAGCACCGAAGTCGCCGCCGACTGA
- the obgE gene encoding GTPase ObgE, giving the protein MAFRDVLDIEVAAGNGGDGSMSFHRAKYMEKGGPDGGHGGRGGSIILRAIQGVESLERLVGKRKFKAENGAYGEGRLRQGSDGEDLYIDVPVGTTAFDRDTGKVIADLTRVGQEKVIARGGFGGRGNSTFVSSTRQAPRFAELGTPGEKRRVRLELRLIADVGLVGYPNAGKSSLLAALSRANPAIADYPFTTLSPILGVVESADGEERFTMADIPGIIEGASEGKGLGLEFLRHISRTRLLVYVLDVTRDPVEELRQLQAELRAYDPTLLENVAAVALNKIELVEGDLVAMVEDELAEFGLPVLPVSAKEGLGLAELQGALFQLLPDRELWAQTHALEEDTEEVREEPLSVTFREDAPEKPGGEPERVWEVRGGGFEARINRFARHIEDAAEYLSGLFKRQGLYGALKKAGAREGDTVEIGNFRFEYFEEEE; this is encoded by the coding sequence ATGGCGTTTCGTGACGTGCTGGATATCGAGGTCGCGGCGGGCAACGGCGGCGACGGCAGCATGAGTTTTCACCGGGCCAAATACATGGAAAAGGGCGGCCCGGACGGCGGCCACGGCGGGCGCGGCGGCAGCATCATTCTGCGGGCCATTCAGGGCGTCGAGAGCCTGGAGCGGCTGGTCGGCAAGCGCAAGTTCAAGGCCGAGAACGGGGCCTACGGCGAGGGACGGCTGCGCCAGGGCTCCGACGGCGAGGACCTCTACATCGACGTGCCGGTGGGCACCACGGCCTTCGACCGTGACACCGGAAAGGTGATCGCCGACCTCACCCGTGTGGGTCAGGAAAAGGTGATTGCCCGCGGCGGCTTCGGCGGGCGCGGCAACTCCACCTTCGTGAGCAGCACCCGGCAGGCCCCGCGCTTCGCGGAACTCGGCACCCCCGGCGAGAAACGGCGCGTGCGGCTGGAACTGCGCCTGATCGCGGACGTGGGCCTGGTGGGTTACCCCAACGCGGGCAAGAGCAGCCTGCTCGCGGCCCTCTCGCGGGCCAACCCCGCCATCGCGGACTACCCCTTCACGACCCTCTCCCCCATTCTGGGCGTGGTCGAGAGCGCGGACGGCGAGGAGCGCTTCACGATGGCCGACATCCCCGGCATCATCGAGGGCGCCTCGGAGGGCAAGGGGCTGGGGCTGGAGTTCCTGCGGCACATCAGCCGGACGCGCCTGCTCGTGTACGTGCTCGACGTGACCCGCGACCCGGTCGAGGAGCTGCGCCAGCTTCAGGCCGAGTTGCGGGCCTACGACCCCACCCTGCTGGAGAACGTCGCCGCCGTGGCGCTGAACAAGATCGAGCTGGTGGAGGGGGACCTGGTGGCTATGGTCGAGGACGAGCTGGCGGAATTCGGCCTGCCCGTCCTGCCCGTGAGCGCGAAGGAGGGCCTGGGCCTCGCCGAGTTGCAAGGCGCCCTCTTCCAGCTTCTCCCCGACCGCGAGCTGTGGGCGCAGACCCACGCGCTGGAGGAGGACACGGAGGAGGTGCGCGAGGAACCGCTCTCGGTCACCTTCCGCGAGGACGCGCCCGAGAAGCCCGGCGGCGAGCCCGAGCGCGTCTGGGAGGTGCGCGGCGGCGGGTTCGAGGCGCGGATCAACCGGTTCGCGCGGCATATCGAGGACGCGGCGGAATACCTCTCGGGCCTGTTCAAACGGCAGGGGCTGTATGGCGCGCTGAAAAAGGCCGGGGCGCGCGAGGGCGACACGGTCGAGATCGGCAACTTCCGCTTCGAGTATTTCGAGGAAGAGGAGTAG
- a CDS encoding YkvA family protein, whose protein sequence is MIARLRLFWRDALALLFAVGDRRTPGRARLAALLALAYALSPVDLIPDVVPLAGWGDDLLVVPTILALAARGLPAPVLAHARVRSTLLQRRLPWLLPLLGLLVLLAAGVLIWGLLRALGS, encoded by the coding sequence GTGATCGCTCGTTTGCGGCTCTTCTGGCGGGACGCGCTGGCGCTGCTCTTCGCGGTGGGGGACCGCCGAACGCCGGGGCGGGCGCGGCTGGCCGCCCTGCTCGCGCTCGCCTACGCCCTGAGCCCGGTGGACCTGATCCCCGATGTGGTGCCGCTGGCCGGGTGGGGGGACGACCTGCTGGTGGTGCCGACCATTCTGGCGCTGGCGGCAAGGGGGCTGCCTGCCCCGGTGCTGGCCCATGCGCGCGTGCGGAGTACGTTGCTTCAACGGCGCCTGCCCTGGCTGCTGCCGTTGCTCGGCCTGCTCGTGCTGTTGGCCGCCGGAGTGCTGATCTGGGGCCTGCTGCGCGCCCTCGGCAGTTAA
- the rplU gene encoding 50S ribosomal protein L21 — translation MFAIIQSGGKQYRVQQGDVVRVESLPGEAGDQLQLKPLLIGGGHTLLGDEAARFTVTAEVVEHGRGPKIYIRKYKSGIQYRRRNGHRQNYTAIRITSIA, via the coding sequence ATGTTTGCGATCATTCAGAGCGGCGGCAAGCAGTACCGCGTGCAGCAGGGCGACGTGGTGCGCGTCGAGAGCCTCCCCGGCGAGGCGGGCGACCAGCTTCAACTCAAGCCCCTGCTGATCGGCGGCGGGCACACGCTGCTGGGCGACGAGGCCGCGCGCTTCACCGTGACCGCCGAGGTCGTCGAGCACGGCCGCGGCCCCAAGATCTACATTCGCAAGTACAAGAGCGGCATCCAGTACCGCCGCCGCAACGGCCACCGGCAGAACTACACCGCCATCCGCATCACGAGCATTGCCTGA
- a CDS encoding response regulator transcription factor — MRLLFVEDDPRIAQPTLGALREAGYAATWRQTGPEGLEEALLGEYPLIVLDVMLPGLDGFSVARELRGAGVDAGILFLTARGELSDRVEGLDLGGDAYLVKPFAVPELLATLRALTRRERGQGTPRVVFAGGRGVLDTVARTVTWDGQEVAVTAREYALLEALARSPDRWFTREELLDRVWGPDFGGEARIVDVYVRYLRRKLAPGAISSERGRGYRVEG; from the coding sequence ATGCGGCTGCTGTTCGTCGAGGATGACCCCCGAATTGCGCAGCCCACCCTGGGGGCCCTGCGCGAGGCAGGCTACGCGGCGACCTGGCGGCAGACCGGGCCCGAGGGACTGGAGGAGGCCCTGCTGGGCGAGTACCCCCTGATCGTGCTCGACGTGATGCTGCCCGGCCTGGACGGCTTCTCGGTGGCGCGGGAGTTGCGGGGGGCGGGGGTGGACGCGGGCATCCTGTTCCTGACCGCCCGGGGCGAGCTGAGTGACCGGGTAGAGGGCCTCGACCTGGGGGGCGACGCCTACCTCGTCAAGCCCTTCGCGGTGCCGGAACTGCTGGCGACGCTGCGGGCGCTGACTCGCCGGGAGCGGGGGCAGGGAACCCCCCGTGTCGTCTTCGCGGGCGGGCGCGGCGTCCTCGACACGGTGGCCCGCACGGTCACGTGGGACGGCCAGGAGGTCGCCGTGACGGCCCGCGAATATGCCCTCCTGGAAGCGTTGGCCCGCTCCCCCGACCGCTGGTTCACCCGCGAGGAACTGCTCGACCGCGTGTGGGGCCCCGACTTCGGCGGCGAGGCGCGGATCGTGGACGTGTACGTGCGCTACCTGCGCCGCAAACTCGCGCCGGGGGCGATCAGCAGTGAGCGGGGGCGGGGCTACCGGGTGGAAGGGTGA